A DNA window from Methylobacterium sp. NMS14P contains the following coding sequences:
- a CDS encoding dihydrolipoyl dehydrogenase, translating to MRELDYDVAVIGAGTAGIAAHRAATAAGARSVLIERGPGGTTCARVGCMPSKLLIAAGAAAHAARTADLFGIRVPEVAVDGPAVLRRLRAERDRFVGSVLDGLDDLPEDERLGGTARFESDRTLLIDDATRIRFRAAVIATGSSPIVPEPLRGLGADVLTTDTLFEIPDLPASLAVLGAGAVGIEVAQAMARLGVAVTVIDAGDTVAGLTVPDLAQQAAAIFGAELDLHLGAELRQAVRDSDAVCLHWTDRDGREQVTRAARVLAATGRSPNLEALGLEATGLCLEAGGVPDFDRRSLVCAGAPILIAGDVDGWRPVLHEASRQGGIAGANAAALAAGRPVATPEPWTSLAMVFTHPQAAVIGAPYDPEDDRRIVGARDFSDQGRARVEGLNRGGMRIWADRSGRLLGGEMLGPAVEHLAHLLTYAVADKQTAQAVHDRPVYHPTVEEGLISIMSKIIQTS from the coding sequence ATGCGCGAGCTCGACTACGACGTGGCGGTGATCGGTGCCGGGACCGCCGGAATCGCGGCCCATCGCGCCGCGACGGCGGCGGGGGCGCGGTCGGTGCTGATCGAGCGCGGTCCCGGCGGGACGACCTGCGCGCGGGTCGGCTGCATGCCCTCGAAGCTCCTGATCGCCGCGGGCGCGGCCGCCCACGCGGCGCGCACTGCCGACCTGTTCGGCATCCGGGTTCCCGAGGTCGCGGTGGACGGGCCCGCCGTGCTGCGGCGCCTCCGCGCGGAGCGCGACCGGTTCGTCGGCAGCGTCCTCGACGGCCTCGACGATCTCCCCGAAGACGAGCGCCTCGGCGGCACGGCCCGGTTCGAGAGCGACCGCACCCTGCTGATCGACGACGCGACCCGGATCCGCTTCCGGGCAGCTGTCATCGCCACGGGATCGAGCCCGATCGTCCCGGAGCCGCTGCGCGGCCTCGGGGCGGACGTCCTCACCACCGACACGCTCTTCGAGATCCCCGACCTCCCGGCCTCGCTGGCCGTCCTCGGGGCGGGAGCCGTGGGGATCGAGGTCGCGCAGGCGATGGCGCGGCTCGGCGTCGCCGTCACGGTGATCGACGCCGGCGACACCGTCGCCGGCCTGACCGTGCCCGACCTCGCCCAGCAGGCCGCCGCGATCTTCGGCGCGGAGCTGGATCTACATCTCGGCGCCGAGCTCCGGCAGGCCGTTCGGGACAGCGACGCCGTCTGTCTCCACTGGACTGACCGCGACGGGCGCGAACAGGTCACGCGGGCGGCGCGGGTGCTGGCCGCCACCGGCCGTTCCCCCAATCTGGAGGCCCTCGGCCTCGAGGCGACCGGTCTGTGCCTCGAGGCCGGCGGCGTGCCGGATTTCGACCGGCGCAGCCTCGTCTGCGCGGGGGCACCGATCCTGATCGCCGGCGACGTCGACGGCTGGAGGCCGGTGCTGCACGAGGCCAGCCGGCAGGGTGGGATCGCGGGCGCCAACGCGGCCGCCCTCGCGGCGGGCCGCCCGGTCGCGACGCCGGAGCCTTGGACGAGCCTCGCGATGGTCTTCACCCATCCCCAGGCGGCGGTGATCGGCGCGCCCTACGACCCGGAGGACGATCGACGGATCGTCGGCGCCCGGGATTTCTCGGATCAGGGGCGCGCCCGCGTGGAGGGGCTGAACCGCGGCGGCATGCGGATCTGGGCCGATCGGTCCGGGCGACTGCTCGGGGGCGAGATGCTCGGGCCGGCCGTGGAGCACCTCGCGCACCTGCTCACGTACGCTGTCGCGGACAAGCAGACGGCCCAGGCCGTGCATGATCGACCGGTGTATCATCCTACGGTTGAAGAAGGGCTTATCAGTATTATGTCTAAGATCATACAGACAAGCTGA
- the truB gene encoding tRNA pseudouridine(55) synthase TruB yields the protein MEDMPPAERQAPLPSAERRGPEGRRPQRGPRPDRPKRRDVSGWVILDKHVGMTSTHAVAVVKRAFNAKKAGHAGTLDPLASGILPIALGEATKTVPFVMDGRKAYRFTVQWGVETDTDDAEGRPVATSDARPDRAAVEAALPAFVGAIEQVPPRYSAIKIQGERAYDLAREGETVELVARPVQIDRLAVVEHDGERTVIEAECGKGTYVRALARDLGRMLGCYGHVAALRRTRVGPFSEAEACAVSALTDGGPEAALAYLRPVETALDAIPEVAVSRDLGLRLMRGQPVILRGRDAPVEGKAFATCAGILVAVGDVERGELVPHRVFHLGGTAPGRSA from the coding sequence ATGGAAGATATGCCGCCGGCCGAGCGCCAGGCTCCCCTGCCGAGCGCTGAGCGCCGCGGGCCGGAGGGGCGCCGTCCTCAGCGCGGTCCGCGTCCCGACCGGCCGAAGCGCCGGGACGTCTCGGGCTGGGTGATCCTCGACAAGCACGTCGGCATGACCTCGACCCACGCGGTCGCGGTGGTGAAGCGCGCCTTCAACGCCAAGAAGGCCGGCCATGCCGGTACCCTCGACCCGCTGGCCTCCGGCATCCTGCCGATCGCCCTCGGCGAGGCGACCAAGACCGTCCCGTTCGTGATGGACGGCCGCAAGGCCTACCGGTTCACCGTCCAGTGGGGCGTCGAGACCGACACCGACGATGCCGAGGGACGCCCCGTGGCGACGAGCGACGCCCGCCCGGACCGGGCGGCGGTCGAGGCGGCGCTGCCGGCCTTCGTGGGGGCGATCGAGCAGGTGCCGCCGCGCTACTCGGCCATCAAGATCCAGGGCGAGCGCGCCTACGACCTCGCCCGCGAGGGCGAGACCGTGGAACTGGTCGCCCGGCCGGTGCAGATCGACCGGCTCGCGGTGGTCGAGCACGACGGCGAGCGCACCGTGATCGAGGCCGAGTGCGGCAAGGGCACCTACGTGCGGGCGCTGGCCCGCGATCTCGGCCGGATGCTCGGCTGCTACGGCCACGTGGCCGCGCTGCGCCGGACCCGCGTCGGGCCCTTCTCGGAGGCCGAGGCCTGCGCGGTCTCGGCCCTGACCGACGGCGGCCCCGAGGCGGCCCTCGCCTACCTGCGCCCGGTGGAGACGGCCCTCGACGCCATCCCGGAGGTCGCGGTGTCGCGCGACCTGGGGCTGCGCCTGATGCGGGGGCAGCCGGTCATCCTGCGGGGCCGCGACGCTCCCGTGGAGGGCAAGGCCTTCGCGACCTGCGCCGGCATCCTGGTCGCCGTGGGCGACGTGGAGCGCGGCGAGCTGGTCCCCCACCGGGTGTTCCACCTCGGCGGCACGGCCCCCGGCCGCAGCGCCTGA